DNA sequence from the Fuscovulum ytuae genome:
CGGACATTGCCTGTTCCAGCAGGCGGACCCCTGCCTTGAGCGTGGCGAGATCGCGGGGATCGGACAGGAAGTTCGGATCGATGCGCGGGGGGCTCGCGGGGTTGGCGTCGCGCAGGCCGACATGGCCACGGCTTTCGGGACGCAGCAGACAGACATGCGCCGACCAGCCATCTGCAAGATGGATGCGGCGCATGTGGTCATCCACGATCGCCACGACGAAATGCACTTGCAGATCAGGTATTTGCAGGTCGGGGCGCGACATGAGGAAGGCCCCGCCTTCCGCCCCCGGCGTGGTCAGGACGCCCGTTCCATGTTCGCGAAACGGCCGCCAGCCGCGCAGCAGGCGCATCAGGCCCGCCGGGTTGAACCCCACCACATCAGGGCGGGGAGAGCGCCAGATAAGCGTATGATCCAGATGATCCTGAAGGTTTCGCCCCACACCTGGCAGGGCATGGGCAACGGGGATGTTATGGGCGCGCAACTCTTCTTCCGGGCCGATCCCAGAGAGGAGGAGGAGTTGGGGCGACCCGAATGCCCCCGCCGAGAGGATCACCTCGCGCCGGGCCTTCAACGAGAGGCGGCGGTTTTTCTGCTTTGCGATCAGTCCCTTGGCGCGGTTTCCATCAAGGACGATCCGCTCTGCCCGCGCATGGGTCAGGACGGTCAGGTTGGGGCGGCTCATCACCGGATGCAGGAAGGCTGCAGCGGCCGAGCAGCGGCGGCCTTTGCGGGGGCCGGTATGGAATTGGGTGACCTGATAAAGACCCGCGCCGAACTGAGTTTCGCCGTTGAAATCGGGGTTTTCGGGCAGCTGAATATCCGCCATCGCCTGCACGAAGGCGTGGGTGATGGCGTGGGGGCTTTGCTGATCAGTGACTTGAAGCGGACCTTCGGCATTGTGCAAGGGGCCAACGGCCGCGGAATTTCCTTCTGATTTCAAGAAGTAAGGCAGGACCGACTGCCAATCCCAACCATCGGCGCCAAGGTCGGCCCACTGGTCGTAATCTGATGGATGACCGCGCACATAAAGCATGGCGTTGATGGCAGAAGACCCGCCAAGCGCTTTTCCCCGTGGTTGATAGCAGCGCCGATTGTTCAGATGCGGCTGCGGTTCGGTGCGGAAGGCCCAGTTATGCAGCCGGGGCCTGCCCGAAACCATGGCGGCGACCATGGCTGGGGTGTTGATGAGAAAGGATTTTCCCTGCCCCCCTGCCTCGATCAGGCAGACGGTGATGCTGGGGTCTTCCGACAGGCGGGCGGCCAGCACGGCGCCTGCGGAACCGCCTCCGGCGATGATGTAATCGTACTCCATACGTCCCCCGCGATCTGAGGTTAAGCTATTCGCAGAACGGAGAAATTTGGAAGAGGAACCTTGCGGCGGTTGTGCCCTGTTTTGTGCCGCCTTTTGTGCAGCAAAGTGTGCATACAAATTTGGGCAGATTCACTGTGCAAAACGTGGTTAAAGGTGCGCTGATGCGTAGGATGGGCAATATTGCCCATCCCGCATTCAGGATCACCCCCGCAGCGTTCCGCCCGTGGCCTTGGTCACCTTTTCGATGATCTTGGCAGAGACGGCCTCGATCTCGGCCTCGGTCAAGGTCTTTTCGCTGGGTTGCAGCCGCACGGTCAGGGCGATGGATTTCTTGCCCGGTCCCATCTGTGCCTCGGCCTTGTCACCCGTGAACTGGTCGAAGAGGCGGACGCTTTCGATCAGCACCTTGTCCGCGCCCTGCGCGGCGTTGATCGCAACCAGCGCCTCAACCCCCTTGTCCACGACGAAGGCGAAATCGCGATCCACCGCTTGCAGGTCGCTGATCGTCAACGCCGGGCGGGTGGGTGTCTTGACCTTGGGCATGGGGACGTTGGCGACAAGGATGGTGAAGGCCACGGCAGGCCCCTTGACGCCCATGGCAGACAGGATGCGGGGATGCACCTCGCCAAAACTTGCCAGCGTGTTGGGGCCAAGCCCGATCACGCCGGACCGACCCGGATGCCACCACGCGGCCACCTTGCGGGTGATCTGCGTGCGTGCGGGTGCGCCGAGGGCGGCCAGAACCGCCTCGGCATCGGCCTTGGCATCGAAGACATCCACCGGGCGGCGGCTGCCAAAGGGATCGCGCGGGGCGCTGTAGCCGACCAGCAGGCCAGTTGCCTGCAAATGCTGTTCGCCCGGCTCGCCGCCATGGAAGGCGGGGCCAATCTCGCACAGCGCAAGGTCGGCAAAGCCGCGTGCCTGATTGCGGGCGGCGGCGCGCAACAGGCCGGGCAGCAGATCGGGGCGCAGATGCGTCATTTCCGACGAGATCGGGTTGTCCACCCGCACCGCATCGGACCCGCCGCCGAAGAGCGTGGCGGCCTCGGCGTCGATGAAGCTGTAGGTGACGCATTCATTGTAGCCCAGCGCCGCCAGCGTGCGGCGTGCGGCCTTTTCACGGGCCTGAAGCGGCGTGAGGATCGGCTTTGGCACGCCTGCCTGCAGACGCCGCAGGGGCTTGCCTTCCAGTTTGGTCAGGCTGGCAACGCGGGCGACTTCTTCGACGAGATCAGCCTCGCCCAGAATATCGGGCCGCCATGTGGGGGGGGTTGCCATGTCGCCGTTCAGGGTGAAGCCCAGCGCTTCGAGCGTGCGGCGCTGTTCTGCCTCGGGGATATCCATGCCCACCAGCGAGATGACGCGGGCGGGATCAAGCTTGTAGGCGCGCGAGACGTCCGGCACCGCACCATCCAGTGCCAATTCGGACGGTTCGCCGCCGCAAAGGTCGATGATCATCTGGGTGGCAAGGTCCAGACCCGGCAAGGTGAAGGCTGGGTCCACCCCGCGTTCAAAGCGGTAGCGGGCATCGGAATTGATCTTCAGCGCGCGGCCCGTGGTGGCGATGGTGATTGGGTCCCAATAGGCGGATTCAAGGAAGACATCGGTGGTGGTTTCGGTGCAGCCCGACACCTCGCCCCCCATGATGCCGGCAAGCGATTCTGGGCCATTGTCATCGGAAATGACCATCATGCCGGGCTGAAGCCGGTAGGTCTTGCCATCAAGCGCGAGCAGTTCCTCGTCCCCTTGGGCGGGATGGATGCGCAGGGGGCCATGCACCTTGGCGGCGTCGAAGACGTGCAAGGGGCGGTTCAGCGCGAAGGTGAAGAAATTGGTGATATCGACCAGCGCCGAGATCGGGCGCAGGCCGATCGCGGTCAGCCGCGCCTGAAGCCAAGCGGGTGAGGGACCGTTTTTGACGCCCCGGATTAGGCGGCCCGCGAAGAGGGGGCAACCCTTGGCCTTCAGCGCCGGGTCAATCTGCACGGTGACGGGTGACGCGAAGCTGCCCTTGATCGCCGGGATGTCCAGCGGTTTCAGGGTGCCAAGGCCCCGCGCCGCAAGATCGCGGGCCAGCCCGCGCACGCCCAGCGCATCGGGGCGGTTCGGGGTGATCTTGATGTGGATCATCGGATCCACCACTTCGGGCCGGTTCTTGGCCAGCCAGTCGGCGAATTTCTCGCCCACCTCGCCCGAGGGCAGTTCGATGATGCCGTTATGTTCGTCAGACAGTTCCAGCTCGCGTTCCGAGGCCATCATGCCGTGGGATTCCACGCCCCTGATCTTGCCCACGCCCAGCGTGACGTCGATGCCCGGCACATAGTCGCCCGGCTTGCACAGGACGACGGTGATACCTGCGCGGGCATTGGGCGCGCCGCAGACGATTTGCTTTTCGCCTTCATCCGTCAGGACGCGGCAGACGCGCAGCTTGTCGGCATCGGGGTGCTGTTCGGCATGCAGCACACGCGCGATGGTAAAGGGGGCGAGTTTGGCGGCGCGATCCGACACCTCTTCGACTTCCAGACCAAGATCGGTCAGGGCGTAGAGGATCTCGTCCAGCGTGGCCGTGGTGTCGAGATGGTCCTTCAGCCAGGAGAGGGTGAACTTCATCGGTGCCGTCCTTCAGAAATGCAGGGGAGGGGATAGCCTAAAGGGGCGGGAAGGGGAAGCGGTCTGGCACAGGGATGGATCGGGGTTTCCGATGTGGAAACGGGTTGTTCAAGGGGTGCCCTCTATAATGCAAGGGGTCGCCACATTTTCGCGCCGGTCGGGCGGCAGGGTGCCTGCATGGACCCGATGTTTACACCCCCCGAACCCTCTCGCCGTGTGCCGGCTTGGCGCTTGATCACGATCATGGGCCTGTCGCTTGTGGCTATGCTGATGCTGGCGTTCTGAGTGCCGTATCTGCCTGTTGCGATTGAGAAAAGCCCCGCTTTGGCGGGGCTTTTTTCTTTGCGGCGTGCCCAGGATTAGCGGCTGAGGCCGCCGGGAAGATCGGGCATGTCGAGCGCGGCAAAACCGTAATGGCGCAGCCAGCGCAGATCGCTTTCAAAGAAGGCGCGCAGATCGGGGATGCCGTATTTCAGCATCGCCAAGCGGTCGATCCCCATACCGAAGGCGAAGCCCTGCCATTCGTTCGGGTCCACGCCCGCCGCTGCCAGCACCTTGGGATGCACCATGCCGGAGCCGAGGATTTCCATCCACTTGTCCCCCTCGCCGATGCGGAGCTGGCCGCCCACGTTGGAATAGCGGATGTCCACTTCGGCCGAGGGTTCGGTAAAGGGGAAGTGGGAGGCGCGGAAGCGGAGTTCGACCTTGTCCACCTCGAAGAAGGCGCGGCAGAATTCTTCCAGCACCCATTTCAGATTGGCCATGGAAATGTCGCGGTCGATGGCCAGCCCTTCGACCTGATGGAACATGGGCGTATGGGTCTGGTCCATGTCCATGCGGTAGACACGGCCGGGCGCGATGACGCGGATGGGGGCGCCCTTGTCCGTCATGGCACGGATTTGCACCGGCGACGTATGGGTGCGCAGCACATGCGGCGGGCGGTCGTCGCCCGGCGCGCGATGCATGAAGAAGGTGTCATGTTCCTGCCGGGCGGGGTGTTCCGGCGGGATGTTGAGGGCGTCAAAGTTATACCAATCGCTTTCGACCTGCGGGCCTTCGGCCACGGCAAAGCCCATATCGGCGAAGATGGCGGTGAGTTCTTCCATCACCTGACTGACCGGGTGGATTGTTCCCGTCCGACGCGGGCGACCTGGCAGGGTGACATCCAGCCATTCGGTGCGCAGCCGTTCATCGAGCGCGGCATCGGCAAGGCCTTGCTTGCGGGCGCGCAGCGCGGCGTCAATCTCATCCTTGAGGGCGTTCAGCGCGGCCCCTGCTGCCCTGCGGGCGTCGGGGTCCATCTTGCCGAGGGTGGCCATCATGGCGCTGATTTCGCCCTTTTTGCCAAGGGCCGCGACCCGCACCTCTTCCAGCGCGGATTCATCGGCCGCGGTGGAAACGGCGGTCAGATACTTGGCCTTGAGCGTGTCGAGCCCGTCCATCGAAGCCTCCTGCAGGTGCGAGGCGGTGGTAACGGCACGGGGGGCGCGATGCAAGGGGAAGACCCAAAGCGGAGGCCCTGACCCCACCGTTGCAGGGGGCGGCTGCCCCCTCGCCCCTGCGGGGCTCACCCCCGCGAGTATTTTGGCCAAGCTGAAGGGGCAGGATGCGCGGTCAGTTTTCGGCCTTGCGGATGGTGGCCGCGATGCGTGCGCCGATGGCGGCGCTGCCCTTGGGCGAGGGGTGCATCAGATCCTGCTGGTGCAAGGACGGATCGCCGCGCGGGACGAGGTCGGACATCGGCAGGAAGAAGAAACCGGGATCGGCGGCATCAAGGCGCGCGAGGCGGCGGTCCAACTCATCGCCAAAGGGTTTGCAGGCCCGCACGGGGGTATAAAGGCCGGGATTGCGCAAGTAGCCGGAAAAGACCACGCGTGCGCCGTTGGCCCGGATGCGGCCGACCAATTCGGGGATCGCGCCAGATTTGCCATCCTTGGAGATCAGGCGATCCACCATTCCACTGCAATAGCCGCAGCCGCAACCGAACATCAGGTCATTGCCGCCGCCGTTCAGGACGACCCAATCCCACTTGCCGGGCAGGTATTGCGAGGGCAGCCGCAGTCCTGCCGCACCTGTGAGGGGGAGGTAGTAGAAATAGCGCGCGGCGATGATGGAACGGTCGATCACCTCTTCGCCGAGGCGGCGCTCGATTTCATCTGCCACGGCGTTGTTCGACCCGCGATTGGCGGCCATCATCGAATCGCCCATCAGCAGGATGCGGGCATCCTTGGTGCTTTCGGTGACCATCTCGCCGCAGGAGATCAGGAAAGACAGGGTCAGAAGGGCGATGAGGGCACGCAGCATGACGGGAATCCACAAAGAACGTATCGCGCACAGGTTGCCTGTGGAAGGCGGCGGGTTCAAGGCAGGGTTGCGGCGGCAACAGGATCGCAGAGGGAAGAGTTAAAGCAAAACGCCCCGCCGGGATGCGGCGGGGCGTTTCGTTTTCTTTCGTTGCAAGCCGATCAGGCCAGCGCGGCCTTGGCCTGCGCGGCGATGGCGTTGAACGCTTCGGGTTCATGCACGGCGAGATCGGCGAGAACCTTGCGGTCCACTTCGATCCCGGCCTTGGCCAGACCGTTGATGAACTTGGAATAGGTCATTTCAAGGTCGAACAGACGCACGGCGGCGTTGATACGCTGGATCCACAGGGCGCGGAAGTTGCGCTTGCGAGCCTTGCGGTCGCGGGTCGCATACTGGTTTGCCTTGTCGACAGCCTGCGTGGCTGTGCGGAAGTTGCGCGAGCGGGCGCTGTAATAGCCAGCGGCCTGCTTGATGACCTTGCGGTGACGGGCGTGGGTCACCTTACCGGATTTGACGCGGGACATGTCTTAGCTCCTCAGCGGTCGTAGGGCATGTATTTCTTGACGATCTTCGCATCGCTGTCGCAGAGCAGCATGGTGCCCGATGCGTCGCGAATGAATTTCGTCGTGCGCTTGATCATGCCGTGGCGCTTGCCGGCGACGCCGGCCTTCACCCGACCGGAGGCCGTGAAGCTGAAACGCTTCTTCGCCGCCGACTTGGTCTTCATCTTGGGCATTTCCATCTCCGTGGTTGCAGGCGCGACTCGGCATGCCACATTGGCCGGCCGCGCGGGTATCGCAAGGTGGGCCGTATAGGCGGGGCAAGGCGGCGGTGCAAGGGGAAAACGTGTGGGGTGGGCGGCAGGATCAGAGGATGTAGCGACCGATCACGGTGAACAGAACATCTGGCAGGGCACGGGGGTCAAGCCCACGTTCGCCAGAGAGGACGGCCCAGCCCGCAAGCCCGGTGCCGACGGTAAGGCCGATTCCCGCAGCAAAGGGCAACCGATCCTCGATCAATGCTGCAAAGAGAGAGGGGAGGGCCAACATCATCAGGCTTAGACCGATGATAAGCATCAAATCGTAATCCATCACCCACCTGCACCGCAGTCCATCCGGCATACTAGGCCATGCCCTTGGCCAGGGATCAAGCCCGCAGCCTGCGGTTCCGGGATGGCGGGCGCGGATTAGCCAAGCAAGCGGCCCATGACCCGAAGAAAGACCTGCGGGATTTCATCGGCGGCATAGCCCTGCCTGCTGACGGCGACGCCGACAAGGACCATCCCCCCGATCGAGAGAAGCGCGCCGAAACGCGGCACCCGGCCTTCGACCCAAGCGTTCAGCAGGGAAGGAAGCGACAGGATGAAGAAAAGGATGCCAAGGACGAGGAAGAGATCGTTGGTGCTGACCATGCGGACCCCCAGATGACATAAGGGCCCGCGCGACGGCGGGCCCTGTCTACCGTGACGTAGCGTCAGCTTATTCAGGATCGACGCGGTAAATCAATCTTTCGTCGCAGGGCGCGACTCGCAGGATGTTCGTCGTGCCCTGCACGTTGAAGGGCACGCCTGCGGTCAGGACGATCTGGTCCTTTTCGGTGGCGAAACCATAGGTGCGCGCGGCGCGGACGGCCGAGATGACGGCCCCTTTGAAGCGGTCCTGTTCTTCGGTGATCACGCAATGCGCGCCCCATGTCAGGCACATGCGGCGGGCGGTTTCCATCAGCGGGGTCAGCGCGATGATCGGCACGCGGGGGCGTTCGCGCGCCACGAGGCTGACCGTGGTGCCGGATTGCGAGAAGCAGCAGATCGCCTTGATATCGGCGCTTTCCGCAATTTCGCGCGCGGCAGACACGATGGCATCGGCAACAGAGGTGCGGTTGACGCTGCGGCTGGCTTCGATGATCTGGCGGTAGACGGCATCGCCCTCGACGCTGATTGCCACGTTGTTCATCGTGGTAACCGCCTCGACCGGGTATTTTCCGGCGGCCGATTCGGCCGAGAGCATGACAGCATCCGCGCCTTCATAGATGGCGGTGGCGACGTCCGACACCTCGGCCCGGGTGGGCATGGGCGATTCGATCATCGATTCGAGCATCTGGGTCGCAACGATCACCGGTTTTGCCGCAGCCCGCGCGCCGCGGACCAGTTTCTTCTGGATCGGCGGCACGGAATGGACGGGCAGTTCGACGCCAAGGTCGCCGCGGGCGACCATGATGCCGTCCGACACATCAAGGATGGCGTCATAGGCCTTTACCGCCGCGGGCTTTTCGATCTTGGACAAGACGGCGGCGCGGCCACGGGCCAGATCGCGCGCCTCGATCACATCTTCGGGGCGCTGGACGAAGGACAGGGCCAGCCAGTCGACACCCAGTTCGCAGGCAAATTCTAGATCCTTGCGGTCTTTGTCCGACAGAGCGGCGAGCGGCAGCACAACGTCGGGGACGTTCACACCCTTGCGGTTCGAGATGGTGCCGCCCACCGTCACGGTGCAGTTGGCAAAGTCCTTGCCGCAGGTTTCCACCTTGAGCCGGATCTTGCCGTCATTCACCAGAAGCGAGGCGCCGGGTTCGAGGGCGGCGAAAATCTCAGGATGCGGGAGTTGCACACGGGTCGCATCACCCGGTGCGGGATCAAGGTCCATGCGGAAGGCTGCGCCATCAGCCAGTTCCTCGCCCGCAGGATTGGCGAAGGTGCCAACGCGCAGCTTGGGCCCCTGAAGATCAGCCAGAATGGCGATGGGGCGGCCCGTATCGGCTTCGACCTGACGGATGATCGTGTGGCGCGCACGGATATCGTCATGCGTGCCGTGCGACATGTTCAGGCGGAACACATCGGCGCCTGCTTCGAACAGGGCGCGGATGGTTGCGTAATCACTGGAGGCCGGTCCGAGTGTGGCCACGATCTTGACGTTCCGAAGGCGTCTCATATGCCTCGTTCCTTATGCAGTTCTTCATTTTGTCGTGGGCCGAGGCGGGTTATGGCGCAATCGGGGGCCTGCCGCAACTGGCGCTTTCCCTTTCGTCAGAATAAATGACGAATTCATGAAGAGAGCAGGGGGTCGGCGGCGGTGACTGCCTATCGGATCATCGGGGAAGACAGGCCGGGGCGCTGGCTTGTGACCTGCGACCATGCGACGAACCGGGTGCCGGATTGGGTGGCGGGGGGCGATCTGGGGATCGGGCCTGCGGATATGGGCCGTCATATCGCCTATGACATCGGTGCGGCGGGGGTGGCCGAGGCGCTGGGTGCGGCGCTGAACAGCCCGGTGGCGATGTCTGATTTCAGTCGCTTGGTGATCGACCCGAACCGGGGCGAGGATGACCCGACGCTGGTGATGCGGCTTTATGACGGCACGATCATCCCGGCGAACCGCCACATTGATGCGACCGGGGTGGAAGAGCGATTGGCGCGGCTTTATCGCCCCTATCACGACGCGCTGGCGCGGCTGGCGGGGCGGCGGCCCGATGTGGTGATCGTGGCGGTGCATTCCTTCACCCCCTGCCTGAAGGGGCGCGCGCCCCGGCCTTGGCATGTGGGCGTGCTGCATTCGCATCTGGACGAACGGCTAAGCCGCGCGTTGATCGAGGTGCTGCGGGGCGAAGTCGATCTTTGCGTGGGTGACAACGAGCCCTATTCCGGCCATCTGCCCGGTGATGCGATCGACCGCCACGCCCTGCGCTGGGGGCGGCAGAACACGCTGGTCGAGGTGCGGAATGACCTCATCGCCACGCCCGCGGCGCAGGCTGCGTGGGGTGCGCGGCTGGCACCGCTTTTGGAACAGGCGTTGGCCCTTGTGGACTAAGGATCGTGGGGTGGAGCCCCACCCTACGCCGGGACGGTGGGGGGGTGGTGCATGGGTCGTCGCTGCCCTACCTTTGCGAAAACACAGGAGCGTGCCATGCCCGAGATCGATGATGCCACCATGCAGGCCCTTGAAGCCGCAGCCTATCGCCGGCTGCGCGATCACCTGCGCGCGCGGACCGATGTGCAGAACATCGACCTGATGAACCTTGCCGGGTTCTGCCGCAACTGCCTGAGCCGCTGGATGGCCGAGGCCGCTGCCGAGGCGGGCGTGCCTTTGGGCAAGGAAGAGGCCAAGACGCTGGTCTATGGGATGCCCTATGACGATTGGAAAGCCCTGCACCAGGCGGAGGCGACCGATGCCCAAAAGGCCGCCTTCACCGAGGCCTTCAAGACCCACGGCTGAGTCGATTCTGACGGAGGGGTAAGGAATGGGGCCGTGGGCGGGGCGCGGCTTGCCCGTGATTGTTTCCGAATCGGGGACGATCTGCGCCGTTACCTAGAAATGCTTTCGAAACCCTTTCAATTTCGCGCCTTTGGCAAAAGGAATTTGTCAGAATCATGGCGGCAGTGGCAGGTTCAGATCCGTGATGTGCCTGTTCGTGGGGTTTTGTAATGAGTGCGCTTTTGCTTTTGCTGGCCGGTTTGCCGCTTTTGTCTGTGATGGATGGCCAGAACGACGACGATCTGACCACCGATGACGACACGCCGGATATGCCCGATGACAATGGCACCGATCTTGTCGCCGAGGCGATGTCGTTCAGCGTAGCCCCGGCAGCCGCTGCAGAACCCTCGGCTACAGCCGATGGCGAATTGCGGGGTGGCACGGCAGCGGATGACCGCATTTTCGGTCAGACGGGCAATGACACGCTCCTTGGCAGGGGTGGCGATGACCTGTTGCAGGGCGGCGCGGGTGACGACAGCATCTATGGCGGCGCGGGCAATGATGTCGGCGGGG
Encoded proteins:
- the pheS gene encoding phenylalanine--tRNA ligase subunit alpha, with amino-acid sequence MDGLDTLKAKYLTAVSTAADESALEEVRVAALGKKGEISAMMATLGKMDPDARRAAGAALNALKDEIDAALRARKQGLADAALDERLRTEWLDVTLPGRPRRTGTIHPVSQVMEELTAIFADMGFAVAEGPQVESDWYNFDALNIPPEHPARQEHDTFFMHRAPGDDRPPHVLRTHTSPVQIRAMTDKGAPIRVIAPGRVYRMDMDQTHTPMFHQVEGLAIDRDISMANLKWVLEEFCRAFFEVDKVELRFRASHFPFTEPSAEVDIRYSNVGGQLRIGEGDKWMEILGSGMVHPKVLAAAGVDPNEWQGFAFGMGIDRLAMLKYGIPDLRAFFESDLRWLRHYGFAALDMPDLPGGLSR
- the rpmI gene encoding 50S ribosomal protein L35; the protein is MPKMKTKSAAKKRFSFTASGRVKAGVAGKRHGMIKRTTKFIRDASGTMLLCDSDAKIVKKYMPYDR
- a CDS encoding GMC family oxidoreductase; amino-acid sequence: MEYDYIIAGGGSAGAVLAARLSEDPSITVCLIEAGGQGKSFLINTPAMVAAMVSGRPRLHNWAFRTEPQPHLNNRRCYQPRGKALGGSSAINAMLYVRGHPSDYDQWADLGADGWDWQSVLPYFLKSEGNSAAVGPLHNAEGPLQVTDQQSPHAITHAFVQAMADIQLPENPDFNGETQFGAGLYQVTQFHTGPRKGRRCSAAAAFLHPVMSRPNLTVLTHARAERIVLDGNRAKGLIAKQKNRRLSLKARREVILSAGAFGSPQLLLLSGIGPEEELRAHNIPVAHALPGVGRNLQDHLDHTLIWRSPRPDVVGFNPAGLMRLLRGWRPFREHGTGVLTTPGAEGGAFLMSRPDLQIPDLQVHFVVAIVDDHMRRIHLADGWSAHVCLLRPESRGHVGLRDANPASPPRIDPNFLSDPRDLATLKAGVRLLEQAMSADALAPWRGQRLYPHDNSDAGLEADIRARADTIYHPVGTCRMGRDTMAVVDPDLRVKGLEGLRVVDASVMPRLIGGNTNAPTIMIAERAADLIRAAREMSDV
- a CDS encoding N-formylglutamate amidohydrolase, which translates into the protein MTAYRIIGEDRPGRWLVTCDHATNRVPDWVAGGDLGIGPADMGRHIAYDIGAAGVAEALGAALNSPVAMSDFSRLVIDPNRGEDDPTLVMRLYDGTIIPANRHIDATGVEERLARLYRPYHDALARLAGRRPDVVIVAVHSFTPCLKGRAPRPWHVGVLHSHLDERLSRALIEVLRGEVDLCVGDNEPYSGHLPGDAIDRHALRWGRQNTLVEVRNDLIATPAAQAAWGARLAPLLEQALALVD
- a CDS encoding DUF1244 domain-containing protein, which codes for MDDATMQALEAAAYRRLRDHLRARTDVQNIDLMNLAGFCRNCLSRWMAEAAAEAGVPLGKEEAKTLVYGMPYDDWKALHQAEATDAQKAAFTEAFKTHG
- the pyk gene encoding pyruvate kinase, with translation MRRLRNVKIVATLGPASSDYATIRALFEAGADVFRLNMSHGTHDDIRARHTIIRQVEADTGRPIAILADLQGPKLRVGTFANPAGEELADGAAFRMDLDPAPGDATRVQLPHPEIFAALEPGASLLVNDGKIRLKVETCGKDFANCTVTVGGTISNRKGVNVPDVVLPLAALSDKDRKDLEFACELGVDWLALSFVQRPEDVIEARDLARGRAAVLSKIEKPAAVKAYDAILDVSDGIMVARGDLGVELPVHSVPPIQKKLVRGARAAAKPVIVATQMLESMIESPMPTRAEVSDVATAIYEGADAVMLSAESAAGKYPVEAVTTMNNVAISVEGDAVYRQIIEASRSVNRTSVADAIVSAAREIAESADIKAICCFSQSGTTVSLVARERPRVPIIALTPLMETARRMCLTWGAHCVITEEQDRFKGAVISAVRAARTYGFATEKDQIVLTAGVPFNVQGTTNILRVAPCDERLIYRVDPE
- the rplT gene encoding 50S ribosomal protein L20, with protein sequence MSRVKSGKVTHARHRKVIKQAAGYYSARSRNFRTATQAVDKANQYATRDRKARKRNFRALWIQRINAAVRLFDLEMTYSKFINGLAKAGIEVDRKVLADLAVHEPEAFNAIAAQAKAALA
- the pheT gene encoding phenylalanine--tRNA ligase subunit beta, with the translated sequence MKFTLSWLKDHLDTTATLDEILYALTDLGLEVEEVSDRAAKLAPFTIARVLHAEQHPDADKLRVCRVLTDEGEKQIVCGAPNARAGITVVLCKPGDYVPGIDVTLGVGKIRGVESHGMMASERELELSDEHNGIIELPSGEVGEKFADWLAKNRPEVVDPMIHIKITPNRPDALGVRGLARDLAARGLGTLKPLDIPAIKGSFASPVTVQIDPALKAKGCPLFAGRLIRGVKNGPSPAWLQARLTAIGLRPISALVDITNFFTFALNRPLHVFDAAKVHGPLRIHPAQGDEELLALDGKTYRLQPGMMVISDDNGPESLAGIMGGEVSGCTETTTDVFLESAYWDPITIATTGRALKINSDARYRFERGVDPAFTLPGLDLATQMIIDLCGGEPSELALDGAVPDVSRAYKLDPARVISLVGMDIPEAEQRRTLEALGFTLNGDMATPPTWRPDILGEADLVEEVARVASLTKLEGKPLRRLQAGVPKPILTPLQAREKAARRTLAALGYNECVTYSFIDAEAATLFGGGSDAVRVDNPISSEMTHLRPDLLPGLLRAAARNQARGFADLALCEIGPAFHGGEPGEQHLQATGLLVGYSAPRDPFGSRRPVDVFDAKADAEAVLAALGAPARTQITRKVAAWWHPGRSGVIGLGPNTLASFGEVHPRILSAMGVKGPAVAFTILVANVPMPKVKTPTRPALTISDLQAVDRDFAFVVDKGVEALVAINAAQGADKVLIESVRLFDQFTGDKAEAQMGPGKKSIALTVRLQPSEKTLTEAEIEAVSAKIIEKVTKATGGTLRG
- a CDS encoding SGNH/GDSL hydrolase family protein; protein product: MLRALIALLTLSFLISCGEMVTESTKDARILLMGDSMMAANRGSNNAVADEIERRLGEEVIDRSIIAARYFYYLPLTGAAGLRLPSQYLPGKWDWVVLNGGGNDLMFGCGCGYCSGMVDRLISKDGKSGAIPELVGRIRANGARVVFSGYLRNPGLYTPVRACKPFGDELDRRLARLDAADPGFFFLPMSDLVPRGDPSLHQQDLMHPSPKGSAAIGARIAATIRKAEN